The Sporosarcina luteola genome contains a region encoding:
- a CDS encoding DsbA family protein produces MNRETLLESGPTSSASLSKPIEIYVFVDPLCMNSWALQPLLRRLQVEYERYFTLKIVLRTSLTKTNSCCFVNMDDAKACTKNHPAFPSIALKAAEFQGKRAAFRFLSKLFEYTYLKKRNVLSFSVLVEIAENLGLDVDEFILDFSSNHVLRSLQVDLHLANEMEVEDAPSFVFFNENIEDEGLKVNGLHSYDIYEQILEEMVGYEITPGAPPTLDELFQRFDSISTNEIAEIYNIPEKAAERELKKQLLLQKIERLPLTNMTLWRKRR; encoded by the coding sequence GTGAACAGGGAAACTCTGTTGGAAAGCGGTCCCACTTCTTCAGCCTCCTTGTCAAAGCCCATCGAAATTTACGTCTTCGTAGATCCTTTATGCATGAATAGCTGGGCGCTCCAGCCATTGCTAAGGAGATTACAAGTTGAATACGAACGATATTTCACACTGAAGATCGTTCTGCGCACTTCTTTAACGAAGACAAACTCATGCTGCTTCGTCAATATGGACGATGCGAAGGCGTGTACTAAAAACCATCCGGCGTTTCCGAGCATCGCCTTAAAAGCAGCGGAGTTCCAAGGAAAGCGTGCAGCTTTCCGATTCCTGTCAAAGCTATTCGAATACACATATTTGAAAAAGAGGAATGTTCTCTCCTTTTCAGTACTTGTTGAAATAGCGGAAAACCTCGGATTAGATGTCGATGAATTCATTCTCGATTTCTCATCGAATCACGTTTTGCGTTCCTTGCAGGTCGATTTGCATTTGGCGAATGAAATGGAAGTGGAAGACGCACCTTCCTTCGTTTTCTTCAATGAAAATATCGAAGACGAAGGGTTGAAGGTGAACGGGCTGCATTCCTATGATATATACGAGCAGATTTTGGAAGAGATGGTCGGGTACGAAATCACACCAGGTGCCCCGCCGACTTTGGATGAGTTGTTCCAGCGTTTCGATTCAATTTCCACGAATGAAATCGCTGAAATTTACAACATCCCGGAAAAAGCAGCCGAGCGCGAATTGAAAAAGCAGCTCCTTCTCCAAAAGATTGAAAGGCTGCCACTTACCAATATGACATTATGGCGTAAGCGCCGTTGA
- a CDS encoding globin, with product MTRKPLIPYEEIGAEKLSELIDRFYEKVAVHPDLYPIFPEDLTETARKQKQFQTQYLGGPNLFTEEHGHPMMKARHMPFPITPARATAWLACMAEAMDDVGLEGPLREVYYHRLAMTANHMVNRSEGDER from the coding sequence ATGACACGAAAACCTTTGATCCCTTACGAGGAAATCGGTGCTGAAAAATTATCGGAACTCATCGATCGTTTTTATGAAAAAGTGGCTGTCCACCCGGACTTATATCCGATTTTCCCTGAAGATCTGACGGAAACAGCACGCAAGCAGAAACAATTTCAAACACAATATTTAGGCGGACCGAATTTATTCACGGAAGAGCACGGACATCCGATGATGAAAGCGCGTCATATGCCTTTTCCGATAACTCCTGCACGTGCAACAGCATGGCTCGCTTGTATGGCGGAAGCTATGGACGATGTAGGCTTGGAAGGACCTTTGCGGGAAGTGTATTATCATAGGCTCGCCATGACCGCGAACCATATGGTGAATCGAAGCGAGGGGGATGAGCGGTGA
- a CDS encoding lytic transglycosylase domain-containing protein — MDARAIRTIMDIQAMQTLGSVQTFANGQESTSSLFSMMINDVLTGMTSGAPRPETLPFQSFGMLGGIQSMNSLQYTGPNNVYLPAGLQSAVFASRPTGSESSVANKDYGDFIQRAADTYRLPVNLISSVIKQESNFNSTAVSGAGAMGLMQLMPGTAKLLGVKDGFDPEQNIMGGAKYLRQMLDQFGNIEMALAAYNAGPGNVRKYGGIPPFKETEQYVSKVLNFYNRIEL; from the coding sequence ATGGATGCACGCGCAATTCGTACAATAATGGATATTCAGGCGATGCAGACACTAGGTTCGGTGCAAACTTTCGCGAACGGGCAGGAGTCAACTTCCTCCTTATTCAGCATGATGATAAATGATGTTTTAACTGGCATGACGAGCGGCGCTCCACGACCGGAGACGCTTCCTTTTCAATCTTTCGGCATGTTAGGGGGAATTCAGTCGATGAACAGCCTCCAGTATACAGGTCCGAACAACGTTTATTTGCCCGCAGGCCTCCAGTCAGCCGTTTTCGCTTCCCGGCCGACGGGCAGTGAAAGTTCAGTCGCGAATAAAGACTATGGTGATTTCATTCAGCGAGCCGCGGACACGTACCGCTTGCCCGTGAACCTGATTTCGTCCGTCATCAAACAGGAATCCAACTTCAACAGCACAGCAGTCAGCGGCGCGGGTGCGATGGGCTTGATGCAACTTATGCCAGGCACTGCCAAACTGCTCGGTGTAAAGGATGGGTTCGATCCGGAGCAAAATATAATGGGCGGGGCCAAGTACTTACGACAAATGCTTGATCAGTTCGGCAATATCGAGATGGCATTAGCCGCATATAATGCAGGTCCCGGAAACGTCAGAAAATATGGCGGGATACCGCCTTTCAAGGAAACTGAACAATATGTTTCCAAAGTGCTAAACTTCTATAATCGCATTGAACTCTGA